In a single window of the Mus musculus strain C57BL/6J chromosome 6, GRCm38.p6 C57BL/6J genome:
- the Fancd2os gene encoding FANCD2 opposite strand protein isoform X2, producing the protein MEEKKRQLPGSVQSAWSLVGLSMAGYQLWSPWTPLDESFQWLRHTTPTPSSKHPFRASPCFPHTPSDLEVQLCLQEVTLVLDRPLVEPGESPKLPCHTSELRAVSNKKGVVRKPQPVRLSGVDSVFGRVITAQPPKWTGTFRVSDKSAFCKIISREHQWPTGLKEPQVQMTVTMCKQMLRSILLLYATYKKCTFALQHSK; encoded by the exons ATGGAGGAAAAAAAGCGGCAGCTACCCGGGAGCGTGCAATCTGCGTGGAGTTTAGTAG GACTGTCAATGGCAGGCTACCAGCTCTGGTCACCATGGACCCCACTGGATGAGAGCTTCCAATGGCTGCGGCACACTACACCTACCCCTTCCTCCAAACACCCTTTTAGGGCCTCTCCTTGCTTCCCCCACACCCCCTCTGACCTTGAAGTGCAGTTGTGCCTTCAAGAAGTCACGCTTGTCCTAGACAGACCACTTGTGGAACCTGGAGAGAGCCCCAAGTTACCCTGCCACACATCAGAGCTCCGAGCCGTGAGTAACAAGAAAGGGGTGGTGAGGAAGCCGCAGCCAGTCCGCCTCAGTGGAGTGGATTCTGTTTTCGGTAGGGTCATCACAGCCCAGCCACCCAAGTGGACTGGAACCTTCAGAGTTTCAGACAAGTCAGCCTTCTGCAAAATAATCAGCAGGGAGCACCAGTGGCCTACAGGGCTCAAGGAGCCTCAGGTCCAAATGACAGTGACTATGTGCAAACAGATGCTACGCTCAATCCTCTTGCTGTATGCGACTTACAAGAAGTGCACCTTCGCCTTGCAGCACTCCAAGTAA
- the Fancd2os gene encoding FANCD2 opposite strand protein isoform X3, translated as MAGYQLWSPWTPLDESFQWLRHTTPTPSSKHPFRASPCFPHTPSDLEVQLCLQEVTLVLDRPLVEPGESPKLPCHTSELRAVSNKKGVVRKPQPVRLSGVDSVFGRVITAQPPKWTGTFRVSDKSAFCKIISREHQWPTGLKEPQVQMTVTMCKQMLRSILLLYATYKKCTFALQHSK; from the coding sequence ATGGCAGGCTACCAGCTCTGGTCACCATGGACCCCACTGGATGAGAGCTTCCAATGGCTGCGGCACACTACACCTACCCCTTCCTCCAAACACCCTTTTAGGGCCTCTCCTTGCTTCCCCCACACCCCCTCTGACCTTGAAGTGCAGTTGTGCCTTCAAGAAGTCACGCTTGTCCTAGACAGACCACTTGTGGAACCTGGAGAGAGCCCCAAGTTACCCTGCCACACATCAGAGCTCCGAGCCGTGAGTAACAAGAAAGGGGTGGTGAGGAAGCCGCAGCCAGTCCGCCTCAGTGGAGTGGATTCTGTTTTCGGTAGGGTCATCACAGCCCAGCCACCCAAGTGGACTGGAACCTTCAGAGTTTCAGACAAGTCAGCCTTCTGCAAAATAATCAGCAGGGAGCACCAGTGGCCTACAGGGCTCAAGGAGCCTCAGGTCCAAATGACAGTGACTATGTGCAAACAGATGCTACGCTCAATCCTCTTGCTGTATGCGACTTACAAGAAGTGCACCTTCGCCTTGCAGCACTCCAAGTAA
- the Fancd2os gene encoding FANCD2 opposite strand protein isoform X1: MRQLGICTAMPLPSPKAQQGNSMSDSFPLGLSMAGYQLWSPWTPLDESFQWLRHTTPTPSSKHPFRASPCFPHTPSDLEVQLCLQEVTLVLDRPLVEPGESPKLPCHTSELRAVSNKKGVVRKPQPVRLSGVDSVFGRVITAQPPKWTGTFRVSDKSAFCKIISREHQWPTGLKEPQVQMTVTMCKQMLRSILLLYATYKKCTFALQHSK; encoded by the coding sequence ATGAGACAGCTGGGAATTTGCACAGCCATGCCTCTCCCCTCCCCGAAAGCACAGCAGGGAAATTCCATGTCTGATTCCTTTCCTTTAGGACTGTCAATGGCAGGCTACCAGCTCTGGTCACCATGGACCCCACTGGATGAGAGCTTCCAATGGCTGCGGCACACTACACCTACCCCTTCCTCCAAACACCCTTTTAGGGCCTCTCCTTGCTTCCCCCACACCCCCTCTGACCTTGAAGTGCAGTTGTGCCTTCAAGAAGTCACGCTTGTCCTAGACAGACCACTTGTGGAACCTGGAGAGAGCCCCAAGTTACCCTGCCACACATCAGAGCTCCGAGCCGTGAGTAACAAGAAAGGGGTGGTGAGGAAGCCGCAGCCAGTCCGCCTCAGTGGAGTGGATTCTGTTTTCGGTAGGGTCATCACAGCCCAGCCACCCAAGTGGACTGGAACCTTCAGAGTTTCAGACAAGTCAGCCTTCTGCAAAATAATCAGCAGGGAGCACCAGTGGCCTACAGGGCTCAAGGAGCCTCAGGTCCAAATGACAGTGACTATGTGCAAACAGATGCTACGCTCAATCCTCTTGCTGTATGCGACTTACAAGAAGTGCACCTTCGCCTTGCAGCACTCCAAGTAA